The genomic stretch ACAAAGATTGAACACGAAAACCAGGGCACCAACCAGTATTTCGGAGAGCTGCAGGTTATGATATGGCACATGATGCTATAAGGACATGGAATATCTTTTCCTTCTGCGATTACTCCATCTGTTGCTTGTGATACTGTGCCATTATTACTGAGGTGGTATTGACTAAGATATATTTTGGACTCGCGCGTGACAATGGTGTCAGGCACAATGGATGGAAACATCTAGGGTTGACACAGAGTGGCCTCCTACCAATGAAGAGTGCATTGCCATCTAGGGATGTGAGAGGAACAGTCCTTCCCAGCATAAGATCAGCTATAGCCTGAAAACTGAATAGTAAACCTCATGCTATTTTTTGGCAACCACCAAAATCTCTGAGTTGCATTCTACACCATATAGTAGAAATACGATAATTAAATAGTATGCCGTTTGTTGGCCATTTAAATTTTGCAACCAACTTTGGTGGTGGCACCGATAAATTAAAGAGTACCATGGCCTGGGTAGTGAAAGGAACAGTCGCAATTTACTTGAACAAAGAATCGGATAATGTAGCCGCGGAGCTTACCATGGCCTGTGGGTAGAGGCCGTGGCCCTCTCGGGCGCAGCAGCATCCACCGGCGCGGGTAGAAGCACGGGCCAAGGATGCCACGGCCGCGCGGGCAAGTGGCGCTGGACCGCCATTGGCGACACACAGCTCGGAAGCGCGGATGTAATCCCAGAAGTCGTCGCCGGCCGGCTAGCACTCACCATCCGATTCCGAATTTCCGATTAGGCTCACCAAATCCTCGTGCAGAGACGCCCATGAGGATGAATCTCCGGGGTTAAGGGCAACCAAGGCCGATGGTTGATCCTGAGAACTCCATGAAGACATGCCACTGCAACAAATAGCAGGGTCACAAGATGGATTCATCGATTCTAAATTCGCCGAAGGAACAAAAATACAATTTTTATTAGGGAATCACCTGGCAAAGGACTAGCTAGCGGTAGATGCAAACGAGGCGAAGCTTACGCAGCGGCGGCGTAACAGATTGGGGAGGATCGGAAGACCGATACTTTGAAGCCTATAACCCCTCAAATTGAAGTCCATAATCTCAACAGCCCATTTTTATGGCCCATTTAAACCTTGTTTGGTTGCTCgtattttttttaacatttatCATATCAAATGTTTtgacacatacatgaaatactaaatatagattatttacgaaactaaaaagtaagatgaatattttaagtctaattagtctatatttggacactaattgtcaaataaacaaaaatgctataacATGGTAAGAACAGAAACAGAAGGTTCAGACTGCTTCTATCTTGCTTTAGTACTCGCAATCGCTTTAGTAATTAGAGCACTAGTAATggctatattttttttcatttttatttgtatactTGTCGTATTGATGTATCCTTGTTTTTGAAAAATACCATATCACCGTATCGGTATCGGCGTATCCGTATCCCGTATCGGTGCAACCTAGCTAGGTGTTGCGCCCTTGAGGGGCGACGAGCTAGGTTTTATAGTGTGCGCCAAGGTGTAGCGGGCTGCATTATACAAGTAACTACAACCCAAACCAAAAGACTTTTGGCATGAACGGTAGCTAGTGTTTGCATGGTGCTCCACGGGTCCAGATCGAGTTCTCCTTCTCCCTTGATCGTTCGATCACATCACATTGCGTCCTCGGTGAACTCGGCGATCTGCTTCTGAAGCTCGGGGTCCAGATGCTTCACCACGTCGCCTCGGCACAGCGGGCACGTCGGATTCCGACGGAACCACTTGGAGATGCACCGGCGGTGGAAGGCGTGCGCACACCCCGGCAGCTCCACGGCCTCCCCGCGCAGCAGCGCGTCGAAGCAGACGGAGCACTCGACGTCGTCGACGCCGCCCTCCTCTTCTTCGTCGCCGATCTTCTTGCACCCCGTCATGAGCACCGTGGCCGGGTCGAAGCGCACGTGCTGGACCACCGCCAGGTCGACCTCGGCGGCGCCGTGGCGCGCCCGCTCCTGCGGGTCCGCGAGCTTGGGCACCACGTCCTCGGGCACGATGGACTCCCACTCGCCGTCGGTGAGGCCCAGGTCCTGCAGCGCCCGGACCGACCTCAGCATGCCGCGGAGCGCGTCGCGGACGCCGTCCTCGTCGTCCGGGACGGCGAGGCAGCTCGcttcggcgccggcgccgccgcggtaCGAGCGCACCGTTTGCCCGTGGCCGGCGCGGATGTACATGGTCACGCGGCACGTCAGGCGCACCGCGAACCCGGGATCGCCGCCCCCGCTCGGATTTCTGctggacgtcgtcgtcgtctgcgGCGGAGCGAAGGCGAAGCACGTCGTGGTCGCCTGTACGCGGCGTTTTATCAGGGACCTGATCGTGCCTTGCGCCTCCTCCATTGCTGGCACCACCATCTCGCGATGGAGTTGCTAGAGCTTTCCTGTCATCCCGTCGATGGCGCTAGCaccccatatatatatatagggggcGGCCGGGTATCCCTTCTGGCTCCATGCGATGCGGCTACCAAAACCATTTCGGGCACGACCTCGACTCGAAGACGGGTTCGAGAATTCAAGGGGAAAAGAGAGAAACGGTCGGCTTCCGAGACCGAGAGTGATTGATTGATAGTTCGATACCGCTTCGAGCGGGAGTAATCCGATCGGACTCGCAGCCCAACTCTGTATCGGATTGGTATTTGTTCGCGGGCCCCCAAGTTATCTCGTCAAATGGTTCTAGCAACCTGGGCCGGCAAAGTTGTTTCTGATCAGTGGTCAGCCGAGTTCATGATCAAATTGCAAAGTTTCCGGGACCCAAGTCATCTCGTCAATGGTTCTAGCAACTTGGGCCGCCCCCAGTTCTTGATCAAATTGCAAGTTTGGTATGTACTCCCGCCATCCACAAATAAATGCACATTTCATTTCTCGAGGAgccaaattttttaaaatttgatcaaatatatacaaaaatatacaaatatttatcatattacATATGTATCATTAGATTGAGCATGAAATATACTTTCATATTATACTTATTTGCAGATACAAATATTGATATATTTttagtcaaattttaaaaagtttgactcccCAAAAGGCGAGACGTGTATTTATtagtggatggagggagtagtagatGGTTTTATTTGCTGCTGCCACGCGTCATGCACAGTTGCCGGTGCCTCACGATGTGTCGCAGCTCAGACCGAGCACCAGTCCACCTCATTTACCTCAAACATTTTTCCTGCTTGAGAGAAAAAGGCCTAGGCTAGAGAGATAAATTATTTCACTCCTCGCTGTCACCGTAGCATCAGCAGCTTAAAGCATGCTTATTTTCTTTCATAGAAATTGTATTGCCTTGCTAGGCTAAGATAGCAAGTTGGGTGTTGTGTTTGAATATCAGGCAAGTTATTCTTGAGACTTTTGCGGGCAAGACTTGCCTACCTTAGGAGAGCTAATTTGGCTTTCTCAAATTGGCAAGCTCCTCGTTGCTAGTGTTGATGAGGCAAAACAACCAAGCACGTCCTAAATTTTGTAGAGGCTAGCTCTAATTTTCATAGCTGGCCTAGGAAACCACTTTTTAGAAAAGCTCAGAATAAGAAAGCTGTGT from Sorghum bicolor cultivar BTx623 chromosome 3, Sorghum_bicolor_NCBIv3, whole genome shotgun sequence encodes the following:
- the LOC110433780 gene encoding E3 ubiquitin-protein ligase SDIR1-like, coding for MVVPAMEEAQGTIRSLIKRRVQATTTCFAFAPPQTTTTSSRNPSGGGDPGFAVRLTCRVTMYIRAGHGQTVRSYRGGAGAEASCLAVPDDEDGVRDALRGMLRSVRALQDLGLTDGEWESIVPEDVVPKLADPQERARHGAAEVDLAVVQHVRFDPATVLMTGCKKIGDEEEEGGVDDVECSVCFDALLRGEAVELPGCAHAFHRRCISKWFRRNPTCPLCRGDVVKHLDPELQKQIAEFTEDAM